A single window of Rhodamnia argentea isolate NSW1041297 chromosome 5, ASM2092103v1, whole genome shotgun sequence DNA harbors:
- the LOC115753060 gene encoding ADP,ATP carrier protein 1, mitochondrial-like produces MVDQGRNPTVMQKVAGQLLLRTSHSQDMRGCDGAFQRPALYQRRAYGNYTNAALNYPTMPVCRASADLSIVASTASPVFVHAPAEKGLGSFAIDFLMGGVSAAVSKTAAAPIERVKLLIQNQDEMIKTGRLSEPYKGIGDCFKRTMQDEGVVSLWRGNTANVIRYFPTQALNFAFKDYFKRLFNFKKDRDGYWKWFAGNLASGGAAGASSLLFVYSLDYARTRLANDAKAAKKGGGRQFNGLVDVYRKTLASDGIAGLYRGFNISCVGIIVYRGLYFGMYDSLKPVLLTGKLQDSFFASFALGWLITNGAGLASYPIDTVRRRMMMTSGEAVKYKSSLDAFSQILKNEGTKSLFKGAGANILRAVAGAGVLAGYDKLQLIVFGKKYGSGGS; encoded by the exons ATGGTCGATCAAGGTCGAAACCCAACTGTCATGCAGAAGGTAGCTGGCCAGCTCCTTCTCCGCACTAGTCATTCTCAAGACATGCGAGGCTGCGATGGGGCTTTCCAGCGGCCTGCTTTGTACCAACGGCGTGCATATGGAAATTACACGAATGCTGCATTGAACTATCCAACGATGCCAGTGTGTAGAGCCTCCGCTGACTTGTCCATTGTTGCATCAACAGCATCTCCGGTATTCGTTCATGCCCCAGCAGAGAAAGGACTTGGTAGCTTTGCTATCGACTTCCTGATGGGTGGAGTCTCTGCTGCTGTGTCAAAAACAGCTGCTGCTCCCATCGAGCGCGTGAAGCTTCTAATTCAGAACCAGGATGAGATGATTAAGACCGGCAGGCTGTCTGAACCGTACAAGGGCATTGGTGACTGTTTTAAGAGGACAATGCAGGATGAGGGAGTTGTTTCCTTGTGGAGAGGGAACACGGCCAATGTTATCCGTTATTTCCCCACTCAG GCCTTGAACTTTGCATTCAAGGATTACTTCAAGAGGCTGTTTAACTTCAAGAAAGACAGGGATGGCTACTGGAAGTGGTTTGCTGGTAACTTGGCATCAGGAGGTGCGGCTGGTGCTTCTTCCCTTCTGTTTGTGTACTCCCTGGATTATGCCCGTACACGTCTGGCCAATGATGCAAAGGCTGCCAAGAAGGGTGGAGGGAGGCAGTTCAATGGTCTAGTTGACGTTTACAGGAAGACACTAGCATCTGATGGTATTGCTGGCCTTTATCGTGGTTTCAACATTTCATGTGTTGGAATCATTGTCTACCGTGGTCTCTACTTTGGAATGTACGACTCTCTGAAGCCAGTTCTCTTGACTGGAAAGTTACAG GATAGTTTCTTCGCTAGCTTTGCCCTTGGATGGCTCATCACAAATGGTGCTGGGCTTGCATCCTATCCAATTGACACTGTTCGCAGAAGAATGATGATGACCTCTGGTGAAGCTGTCAAGTACAAGAGTTCCCTGGATGCTTTCTCTCAAATTCTGAAGAATGAGGGTACAAAGTCTCTCTTCAAGGGTGCTGGTGCAAACATCCTCCGTGCCGTTGCCGGTGCTGGTGTGCTCGCCGGCTATGATAAGTTGCAGCTGATCGTATTCGGGAAGAAGTATGGATCTGGTGGTTCCTAA
- the LOC115753059 gene encoding ADP,ATP carrier protein 1, mitochondrial isoform X1, translating to MSPSAQIASSSTFASVFSSLRTRRERERGSEVLSQPPIDDPSSSGQIKMVDQVQHPTVMQKVAGQLLLRTSLSQDMRGCDGAFQRPALSQRRAYGNYTNAALNYSTVPACRASSDLSMVASTASPVFVHAPAEKGFGSFAIDFLMGGVSAAVSKTAAAPIERVKLLIQNQDEMIKTGRLSEPYKGIGDCFKRTMQDEGVVSLWRGNTANVIRYFPTQALNFAFKDYFKRLFNFKKDRDGYWKWFAGNLASGGAAGASSLLFVYSLDYARTRLANDAKAAKKGGERQFNGLVDVYRKTMASDGIAGLYRGFNISCVGIIVYRGLYFGMYDSLKPVLLTGSLQDSFFASFALGWLITNGAGLASYPIDTVRRRMMMTSGEAVKYKSSLDAFSQILKNEGAKSLFKGAGANILRAVAGAGVLAGYDKLQLIVFGKKYGSGGA from the exons atgtcGCCGTCCGCACAAATCGCCTCTTCTTCCACATTTGCCTCGGTCTTCTCCTCGCTCCGCAcccgcagagagagagagagaggctccgaAGTCCTTTCGCAGCCTCCAATCGACGACCCTTCATCCTCAG GTCAAATAAAGATGGTTGATCAAGTTCAACACCCAACTGTCATGCAGAAGGTAGCTGGCCAGCTCCTTCTCCGCACTAGTCTTTCTCAAGACATGCGAGGTTGCGACGGGGCTTTCCAGAGGCCTGCTCTTTCCCAACGGCGTGCATATGGAAATTACACCAATGCTGCATTGAATTATTCAACAGTGCCTGCATGTAGAGCATCCTCTGACTTGTCCATGGTTGCATCAACCGCGTCTCCTGTATTTGTTCATGCCCCGGCAGAGAAAGGATTTGGTAGCTTTGCTATCGACTTCCTGATGGGTGGGGTCTCTGCTGCCGTGTCAAAAACAGCTGCTGCTCCCATCGAGCGCGTGAAGCTTCTAATTCAGAACCAGGATGAGATGATTAAGACCGGCAGGCTGTCTGAACCGTACAAGGGCATTGGTGACTGTTTTAAGAGGACAATGCAGGATGAGGGTGTTGTTTCCTTGTGGAGAGGGAACACGGCCAATGTTATCCGTTATTTCCCCACTCAG GCCTTGAACTTTGCATTCAAGGATTACTTCAAGAGGCTGTTTAACTTCAAGAAAGACAGGGATGGCTACTGGAAGTGGTTTGCCGGTAACTTGGCATCAGGAGGTGCAGCCGGTGCTTCTTCCCTTCTGTTTGTGTATTCCCTGGACTATGCCCGTACGCGTCTGGCCAATGATGCAAAGGCTGCCAAGAAAGGTGGAGAGAGGCAATTCAATGGTCTCGTTGACGTTTACAGAAAGACAATGGCTTCTGATGGTATTGCCGGTCTTTACCGTGGGTTCAACATCTCTTGTGTTGGAATTATTGTGTACCGTGGACTCTACTTTGGAATGTATGATTCTTTGAAGCCAGTTCTCTTGACTGGAAGTTTACAG GATAGTTTCTTTGCTAGCTTTGCTCTTGGCTGGCTCATCACAAATGGTGCTGGGCTTGCATCCTATCCAATTGACACTGTTCGCAGAAGAATGATGATGACTTCTGGTGAAGCTGTCAAATATAAGAGTTCCCTGgatgcattttctcaaattctgAAGAATGAGGGTGCAAAGTCTCTCTTCAAGGGTGCTGGGGCAAACATCCTCCGTGCTGTTGCCGGTGCTGGTGTGCTTGCAGGCTACGATAAGTTGCAGCTGATCGTATTTGGAAAGAAGTATGGATCTGGTGGTGCCTAA
- the LOC115753059 gene encoding ADP,ATP carrier protein 1, mitochondrial isoform X2, with product METECVIVAGQIKMVDQVQHPTVMQKVAGQLLLRTSLSQDMRGCDGAFQRPALSQRRAYGNYTNAALNYSTVPACRASSDLSMVASTASPVFVHAPAEKGFGSFAIDFLMGGVSAAVSKTAAAPIERVKLLIQNQDEMIKTGRLSEPYKGIGDCFKRTMQDEGVVSLWRGNTANVIRYFPTQALNFAFKDYFKRLFNFKKDRDGYWKWFAGNLASGGAAGASSLLFVYSLDYARTRLANDAKAAKKGGERQFNGLVDVYRKTMASDGIAGLYRGFNISCVGIIVYRGLYFGMYDSLKPVLLTGSLQDSFFASFALGWLITNGAGLASYPIDTVRRRMMMTSGEAVKYKSSLDAFSQILKNEGAKSLFKGAGANILRAVAGAGVLAGYDKLQLIVFGKKYGSGGA from the exons ATGGAAACTGAGTGTGTCATTGTTGCAGGTCAAATAAAGATGGTTGATCAAGTTCAACACCCAACTGTCATGCAGAAGGTAGCTGGCCAGCTCCTTCTCCGCACTAGTCTTTCTCAAGACATGCGAGGTTGCGACGGGGCTTTCCAGAGGCCTGCTCTTTCCCAACGGCGTGCATATGGAAATTACACCAATGCTGCATTGAATTATTCAACAGTGCCTGCATGTAGAGCATCCTCTGACTTGTCCATGGTTGCATCAACCGCGTCTCCTGTATTTGTTCATGCCCCGGCAGAGAAAGGATTTGGTAGCTTTGCTATCGACTTCCTGATGGGTGGGGTCTCTGCTGCCGTGTCAAAAACAGCTGCTGCTCCCATCGAGCGCGTGAAGCTTCTAATTCAGAACCAGGATGAGATGATTAAGACCGGCAGGCTGTCTGAACCGTACAAGGGCATTGGTGACTGTTTTAAGAGGACAATGCAGGATGAGGGTGTTGTTTCCTTGTGGAGAGGGAACACGGCCAATGTTATCCGTTATTTCCCCACTCAG GCCTTGAACTTTGCATTCAAGGATTACTTCAAGAGGCTGTTTAACTTCAAGAAAGACAGGGATGGCTACTGGAAGTGGTTTGCCGGTAACTTGGCATCAGGAGGTGCAGCCGGTGCTTCTTCCCTTCTGTTTGTGTATTCCCTGGACTATGCCCGTACGCGTCTGGCCAATGATGCAAAGGCTGCCAAGAAAGGTGGAGAGAGGCAATTCAATGGTCTCGTTGACGTTTACAGAAAGACAATGGCTTCTGATGGTATTGCCGGTCTTTACCGTGGGTTCAACATCTCTTGTGTTGGAATTATTGTGTACCGTGGACTCTACTTTGGAATGTATGATTCTTTGAAGCCAGTTCTCTTGACTGGAAGTTTACAG GATAGTTTCTTTGCTAGCTTTGCTCTTGGCTGGCTCATCACAAATGGTGCTGGGCTTGCATCCTATCCAATTGACACTGTTCGCAGAAGAATGATGATGACTTCTGGTGAAGCTGTCAAATATAAGAGTTCCCTGgatgcattttctcaaattctgAAGAATGAGGGTGCAAAGTCTCTCTTCAAGGGTGCTGGGGCAAACATCCTCCGTGCTGTTGCCGGTGCTGGTGTGCTTGCAGGCTACGATAAGTTGCAGCTGATCGTATTTGGAAAGAAGTATGGATCTGGTGGTGCCTAA
- the LOC115753059 gene encoding ADP,ATP carrier protein 1, mitochondrial isoform X3 has protein sequence MVDQVQHPTVMQKVAGQLLLRTSLSQDMRGCDGAFQRPALSQRRAYGNYTNAALNYSTVPACRASSDLSMVASTASPVFVHAPAEKGFGSFAIDFLMGGVSAAVSKTAAAPIERVKLLIQNQDEMIKTGRLSEPYKGIGDCFKRTMQDEGVVSLWRGNTANVIRYFPTQALNFAFKDYFKRLFNFKKDRDGYWKWFAGNLASGGAAGASSLLFVYSLDYARTRLANDAKAAKKGGERQFNGLVDVYRKTMASDGIAGLYRGFNISCVGIIVYRGLYFGMYDSLKPVLLTGSLQDSFFASFALGWLITNGAGLASYPIDTVRRRMMMTSGEAVKYKSSLDAFSQILKNEGAKSLFKGAGANILRAVAGAGVLAGYDKLQLIVFGKKYGSGGA, from the exons ATGGTTGATCAAGTTCAACACCCAACTGTCATGCAGAAGGTAGCTGGCCAGCTCCTTCTCCGCACTAGTCTTTCTCAAGACATGCGAGGTTGCGACGGGGCTTTCCAGAGGCCTGCTCTTTCCCAACGGCGTGCATATGGAAATTACACCAATGCTGCATTGAATTATTCAACAGTGCCTGCATGTAGAGCATCCTCTGACTTGTCCATGGTTGCATCAACCGCGTCTCCTGTATTTGTTCATGCCCCGGCAGAGAAAGGATTTGGTAGCTTTGCTATCGACTTCCTGATGGGTGGGGTCTCTGCTGCCGTGTCAAAAACAGCTGCTGCTCCCATCGAGCGCGTGAAGCTTCTAATTCAGAACCAGGATGAGATGATTAAGACCGGCAGGCTGTCTGAACCGTACAAGGGCATTGGTGACTGTTTTAAGAGGACAATGCAGGATGAGGGTGTTGTTTCCTTGTGGAGAGGGAACACGGCCAATGTTATCCGTTATTTCCCCACTCAG GCCTTGAACTTTGCATTCAAGGATTACTTCAAGAGGCTGTTTAACTTCAAGAAAGACAGGGATGGCTACTGGAAGTGGTTTGCCGGTAACTTGGCATCAGGAGGTGCAGCCGGTGCTTCTTCCCTTCTGTTTGTGTATTCCCTGGACTATGCCCGTACGCGTCTGGCCAATGATGCAAAGGCTGCCAAGAAAGGTGGAGAGAGGCAATTCAATGGTCTCGTTGACGTTTACAGAAAGACAATGGCTTCTGATGGTATTGCCGGTCTTTACCGTGGGTTCAACATCTCTTGTGTTGGAATTATTGTGTACCGTGGACTCTACTTTGGAATGTATGATTCTTTGAAGCCAGTTCTCTTGACTGGAAGTTTACAG GATAGTTTCTTTGCTAGCTTTGCTCTTGGCTGGCTCATCACAAATGGTGCTGGGCTTGCATCCTATCCAATTGACACTGTTCGCAGAAGAATGATGATGACTTCTGGTGAAGCTGTCAAATATAAGAGTTCCCTGgatgcattttctcaaattctgAAGAATGAGGGTGCAAAGTCTCTCTTCAAGGGTGCTGGGGCAAACATCCTCCGTGCTGTTGCCGGTGCTGGTGTGCTTGCAGGCTACGATAAGTTGCAGCTGATCGTATTTGGAAAGAAGTATGGATCTGGTGGTGCCTAA